Genomic window (Vigna radiata var. radiata cultivar VC1973A chromosome 1, Vradiata_ver6, whole genome shotgun sequence):
CTCACATTTCCCTCTCCCGAAATTTggttttttctctaaaattttcCAAAAGCTCACATTTCTCAGTTTTCCCTAAATAAGGGTTTCGTTTTCTGATGGAGGCGCTGCAATTGTTACCATGGTGGCTCGATTCAAACTGCGAGGTGGTTTCTTCTAGGTTTGTTCGCGATTTGGGAATTTCTCTATAATTAGGGTTCATCATTTCAGTGGTACTTTGCGCGAATTGGGGCTGGCGCTTTGGTTCGATGGTGTTCACGATTTAGGGTGGCTACTATTTTTGGGATTTTCTGTTTGCAGGTTTGGTGGCTTTACGGAAGCTAGGTTCGAGGAAGACGAAGACACGAGGGGTTTCGCAATGTTCACGCATTGAAGTCGCGAGATTGGCGTTCTCTgggttttttcttatttttttaggttCTCTTCTTCTTTGTAGGTGTGAGGCGATTGATGAAGGAGGAGAAGACGAACCGACGTTTCTCGCGATTCTGGTTTTTGTTGCAGTTGAAGGTGGAGTGATTGCAACGATGTGGTCGATTATGAAGTTCTCGCACTTGGGTTCTAAGTGTGTGTTGATGCTGCAAGGGAGGCACTGCTTGCGCAAGGACAGAGACGAACTCACGGTGGTCATGGTGACGGATGATGGGCTTTTGCGTTTGAAAAGATTACAAAAACTCGAAGTTCTCTAGTTCAATTAATGCTTTCAGAAAAATGGTATAACCAACAAATTCTGGGTTCTAATGATTTGActtcataataattattgtcTAATTTCATTGATGTAGCATGCAGCAAATGGTTTCTGCAGAAGATTGGCCATGAAGGGTGTAACTAAACTACAAAATTTTGGATCagttttcaatattttagtACATGTTTTCAGGAATAAGGATATCCCACAAAATTTGATTTACTCATTCCTcttgttcattttcttttccagTTTAATATTGGGGTTCTAATAATATGAATCTCCTTATTTCTGTATGGTTACTAAGTGATTCAAATTCTAGTATAATCTACTTTTCCAAATTGAAAAACGCGAGCAACACtttcttcaactcttctttaggaaaaagtatatttttaatctgataatttttgttaaagttGGTGTTAGttcatatacttttaaattgatgaattagtctttcaaacttttaaaagtATGTGAAGTCAattttttgtcatatttttgataattgttttgtcatatttttctaCCTAGAAAAGCTTGTATGATGTAGATTTTAACTCTCTGCATAATTTCTGAAATATTGTTTTGCTTGCGGGTACAACATTGTTGGTCCATTATTCTTAATCTAGCATATTTTGTAGTGCTGGTTACTTTTGTAtatggaggtttcattgaaattgaattatgtTTTCTAGTTATGATGTTTCACAATGGTAttcttttgtcttgtttttgcTTCTATAGGTTCACTGTGATAAGTaacatacatttttatatttttgtctcgTTTTTGCTTTATAGCTTTAGTGTGATAAGTAACATacatttttattctcatttcaGGAAGAATGGATTTACTGTGGAACACTATGTTTGGAGTGGGCATACTATTGgaatcaaattaaagaaaacttgAAAACAAGTGGCACTGGAAGAATGAGTTTAAAGGAAGTAGCTGAAGAAATGAAGTTgtgttaaacttttattttgaattttgtttaagtcATCAAGTTTATATGTTTTCAATTAGTCAAGTTGTTTTCGACTATGTTAGATTTTGTAGTAAATCTtgcaatattaattaaatattatgtattcttttttatatttagagtgtaattgtaaattaatgtaatttattttaattcattaataaaattaattttgattatttttttatactttacaatttaatatattttatttatttcttattgaaaaaaacaaatttaattaaattaagaaattataaatgtaggtgagtaattataaataaaggaggTTTTAAACCTCCACAAAATAATAGCGATAAATAAAAGAGGGTAACACCCTCCACAAAAAAACCTCTGCAATATACATTTGATACCAGGGGTTATGAAAAACCTCTGCAAATTGTTTGTGGGGATTCTAACTGTGGGGGTTTGAAAAACTTTCGGATTTCGTTTTGCGGAGAGTGAAAACCTCCgcaaattagaaaaataaccTTTGCtaaataactgttttttttagtgaatgatgaatataataaacttatttgtatgttttttgtgtttgtttttgaatgacatttggattatattgtactttttattattattttgaattgtctttaacataattttttgggagtgaaaattgtttaaatttaaattacagaaagtttttattttttttattttaaaaaaaatgtaattaaatgggctagtgagtcaacccgtttacccaccaacccgtggtgggtcgggctgggttcaagtttttctggctcgctagtaaatgagccgggttgggttggctcactaagtgaccaacccgtggtgggccgggccggttcgagccgggttacccattttgacaactccaTTTGCAAGATATATGTATTGAAATAAGATTACAGCATATGGGaaggaaattataaattaacacctttctttttaatttttattctgtatgtttggcaaatatatatatatatatatatatatatatatatNNNNNAAGTGATTGTAAAAGTAGATTGTACGTTTTCTTTTTATCTGAACAACATTTCAACCAAATTTTCACCAATATTCTAGGAATCCGAGACGAAATCATCTTTGCTCATCTACTTTTGCAGGAAATTGGGACAAAAAGAGGAAACTCGTTATTTTAGGTAATAAAAATCTATATTTCCTTTCATACTTTCACATCCACCACTTCTTTTAATACTATAGTTTTGTGTTTCTCTGTTATGTCTTCATGATTGTATACATGTCATAATCATGTAAAATAATCACAATTTAAATTACtgcttaatataattttcactaaatATTTCCTACTGGtttctaataaattttcaaagttgagtaaaataaaatttactaactgtcaacacccaatttcgtctggATGAATAAATAATAGGGTTAGATTCTATTTTagtcacattttatttttgttttatttatttattttgcgtttttaatttttagtttacttttgaTTTAgctctttaattattattagattttattttattttaaaaaaaaaacgaaaaaagaaaaaagaaaaatcaatagtataaaaaataaacaaagggaaaagaaaaagaaaagaaaaaaaaataaataaaaaatactatttcGTTTTACTGTTAATTTGGGGTGCAAATAGTAAAAcgaaatagtatattttttatttttctttttattttactttattttatttaaaaactaaacaaaaattataaaaataaaaataaaatgaaataagacaacAAATAAAagcaagtcctattatttagtcggGTGTTGACCCTAACCATAATTCTTTTTACTATTTACATTTGAGATTAGAAGAAGATCAGAGAATGAGGTGTCAACATTTCTCATCTGCTAACAGGTGTTACAGGTACTGTAAGTGGAGCAATGGGAATATTCATGATATGCCTCGTAATAGGTTGTAGAAAACGTATGTCATCAACAGGAAAGGGAAAATTTCATATTACTAATGAGCAAGATATTGAAGTATTCTTAAGAGATCATGGAAGTCTAgcacaaaagaaatataaattttcagaagtcaagaaaatgacGAAGAACTTCACAGTTAAGCTGGGTGAAGGTGGGTTTGGTGTTGTATACAAAGGAGAGTTACGCAATGGTTACCATGTGGCTGTTAAATTATTAACGGCATCAAAAGGAAATGGAAAAGACTTTATGAATGAGGTTGCCAGTATCAGTAGAACTTCTCATGTTAATGTTGTCCAACTTCTTGGATTCTGTttagaaggaaagaagaaagcCCTTATTTATGAATTCATGCCTAATGGTTCCCTCGACAAGTTCATCAGTAATAAGGGACTAGAAAGAACTTCATCTTTGACTTGGGATAATCTGTTGCAAATTGCAAAAGGGATAGCCAAAGGATTAGAGTACTTGCACAAGGGATGCAACACTCGTATTTTACANTTTGACATAAAACCACATAACATTCTTTTGGATGACAACTTCTGTCCCAAGATATCAGACTTTGGGCTTGCAAAACTTTGTCCTGGGAAAGAGAGCACTATTTCAGTTTCAGANGCNAGAGGAACNATAGGNTATGTAGCTCCTGAAGTGTGCAACAAACATTTTGGTGGAGTATCACAAAAATCTGATGTGTATAGCTATGGAATGATGCTACTAGAAATAGTGGGAGTGAGGaataatattaatgaagaaGCCACTGAAACAAGTGAATACTTCCCAGATTGGATATACAGAAAGCTGGAGCAAGACCAAGATCTGAGAAGTGATGATGTGATAGcgtcaaaagaaaaagagacagAAAGGAGAATGATTGCAGTTAGTTTGTGGTGCATTCAAACGTTTCCAAAGGATAGACCTACTATGAGTAGAGTAATAGAAATGTTAGAAGGCAACATCAATTCCCATGAAATACCCCCAAAACCTGTTCTTTCTTATCCCTCCATTGGATTGGTGCAAGAATGGAGCACTAGTTCCTTTCAGTCTGAGTAGAtcttaaatgttgtttttttaaagatCACTCAACACAATTATGTTTGAGTTGTAATATctcaaataaacttttaatattgacttttataatatatattaatcagttggaatattaattttatctgcATAAGTATCAGAATGTTTAGAGATGAGCATGTGATTTGAAATTTGTataaatgtgtatatatataaacaaaattagaatGGCCGGAGTATTTTGATAGTCGTGTGACAGAGGGTGGATCAGAAATTCAATAAATGTCagaaatttgataaaaacaGAGGAGGCATAGAACAAGATAATGATAACTAACGAAGGACTATAAATGAATGTCGGAAGAAAAATCTAATTTCCTTAGATTCTAACGTGGGTTAAAACTGTCGTGGCAAACAAAAATCAAGCGTCATTAATGTGTAGTTTATACTGTTTGGAgcagaaaatattaatatgatatGATTAGAGACAAATTTATAGAGAAAAATCtaataacagaaaaaatattCGAAATAAGAATTTTCCTACGACGGaaaagaacaaaagcaaaagtaACCAAGAGATTTATTGGATTAAgagaagttgttgggggttaagaaattaaattaactatggAGAAATGTGATGAAtgttttgtaaattattttaaaaaatgatataaataatatagtgTATTGAAATAAGATTACAGCATATGAGaaggaaattataaataacacctttctttttaatttttattctgtatgtttggcaaatatatatatatatatatatatatatatatatatattaggtgGAACTTCAGATTTACGTTCCTTGTAAGGGTGACTTTTCAAGCTTTGAAGAATAATATACAATGTGTAATTTTATCA
Coding sequences:
- the LOC106774011 gene encoding uncharacterized protein LOC106774011; the encoded protein is MEALQLLPWWLDSNCEVVSSRCEAIDEGGEDEPTFLAILVFVAVEGGVIATMWSIMKFSHLGSKCVLMLQGRHCLRKDRDELTVVMVTDDGLLRLKRLQKLEVL